Part of the Lichenicola cladoniae genome is shown below.
GGGCTTCAGCACCAGGGCGTCGGGCCCGTGCGCGGCGGCCTGGGCGATCAGCGCGGCAGACTTGCCGGCGAACATCGGGCCGGTGATCAGCACCAGTTCGCCACGTCGTTCCTTCCCCGTCATCACCGCCCCCCCGTTCGTCCGGCCGGTTGCATAGCCGGTTCCGGACACACGCGCACGCCACGCTTGACCGCCCGGCCCGCATGGCCGGACAAGACGGGCATGCAACGCATCTTTTCAGGCATCCAGCCGTCCGGCGTCCCTACGCTGGGCAATTATCTCGGCGCCATCCGCAACTGGGTGGCCCTGCAGCAGGGGCACGAGTGCCTCTACTGCCTGGTCGACCTGCACGCGATCACCACCTGGCAGGATCCGGCGCAGCTGCGCGAGCAGACCCGGACCCAGGCGGCGATCCTGCTGGCGGCCGGGATCGATGCGGAAACCCACATCCTGTTCAACCAGTCGGCGGTCAGCGCGCATGCCCGGCTGGCCTGGATCTTCAACTGCGTCGCCCGGATCGGCTGGCTGAACCGGATGACCCAGTTCAAGGACAAGGCCGGCAAGGACCGCGAAGCGGTCTCGGCCGGGCTCTACGTCTATCCGAACCTGATGGCGGCGGACATTCTCGCCTACCACGCGACACGGGTGCCGGTGGGCGACGACCAGCGCCAGCACCTGGAGCTCGCCAACGACATCGCCCAGAAGTTCAACCACGATTACGGGGTGACGTTCTTCCCGGTCATCGAGGCGCTGGTGCCGCCGGACGCCGCCCGGGTGATGAGCTTGCGCGACGGCACCAAGAAGATGTCGAAGTCCGATCCGTCCGACCAGAGCCGGATCAACCTCACCGACGATGCGGACGCGATCGCACAGAAGATCCGCCGCGCCCGGACCGATGCCGAGCCCCTGCCCTCAGAGCCCGCCGGCCTCGCCGAACGTCCGGAGGCTCGCAATCTGGTGACGATCCTGGCAGCACTGTCCGACATGACGATCGAGGACACGCTGGCAGTGCATGGCGGACAGGGGTTCGGCACGTTCAAGGAAGCGCTGGCCGAGCGGATCGTGGCCACGGTTGGACCGATCGCCGGTGAAGCCCGTCGGCTGATGGATGACCCGGCGCATCTGGATGCCGTCCTGCGCCGAGGTGCGGCACGCGCCAACGCAATCGCCGAACCCATCGTGCGCGAGGCGGAACGGATCGTCGGCTTCCTGCCCTAGAGAGGTTGATCCATGCGACAGGCACTGCACGAGCTGACCATCGAAACCAGGGGCAAGGGACTGGTGATGATCACCCGTCCGGTGCTCGAGTGGGTGGCGGACCAGGGCATCGAGACCGGGCTGCTGACGCTGTGGTGTCGGCACACCTCGGCGTCGCTGACGGTGCAGGAGAATGCCGATCCGAGCGTGCGGACGGATATCGAGCGGTATTTCGAGCATATCGCACCGGAAGCGCCGGGCCGCTACGTGCATGACGACGAGGGCCCGGACGACATGCCGGCGCATCTGCGGACGATGCTGACCAATACCCAGCTGACCATACCGGTGGCCGACGGACAGCCGGTGCTGGGGATGTGGCAGGGGCTGTATCTGTTCGAGCACCGGCGCCGCCCGCATCGGAGGCAGGTCGTGCTGCATCTGCTGGGGGAGTAGTTTCTTTTCAGCGCCCTGAGGCTGAAGGCATGCCAGACCACGGAACGGTCCGGAGCACGACACGCAACAACGCGATGACATCGTGATTGTCCAAAAAATCCACCCGCTCCGACATTACCCTAGCTCCGAACATAAACCAGTTCAGCGCCATACTCTTCCTTACCGGCAGCCCAGGAGATATCGACCCAGGCCTTGCCGCCTTCAATCAGGATCATCCTGCCACCGCCAATCTGCGTGCCATTCTTTTCGACCTTGTAGGCGAGTTCATGCGGAAGCGCCGGGTCGCTGGAAAATACGCTGAGTGTCAAACCAGGGGTAGGTTTTGTCCGATGAACGACCATCGGTTGTCCGTCGATGTGGCCAGTGACAACCTCACCGATCGAAGGAATTTCCCACCTGATCCTCCGGTCGGCCGTGATCGCCAGGACATAGGCTGGCGGCGCGCCGTCCGCTCCGGGACTGGACCTGGCCGGGGCAAGCTTCCAGGTTCCGGTCCATGGACTTTCCGTAGCGTGCGCCGCCATCGGATAGAAGGCGAGGATGGCGGCGGCAAATCTGAATTTCATCATGGTGCCTGTGTTTCTTAATTATCCTACCACCGGGACTCTACCGCGCCTGAGTCTTACGTTTCATTTCCGGAACGTGGCGGTTTCGTCAGATTCGGCATCTTTCCGGCCTGGCTTGCAATGTTAGGTTGAGTCGCCTGAAAAGACGGCCGATCAAAACTGGCGCATTGCCAGCCTCTCGGTCCGGAGCCGGAATCGTCGTTGCGCAGCCCGGCGGCAAGATCCCTTCAACCGCATTCCAGCGATTGCTACTCTGAAGCCAGCGGAAGGCCGACGCGGTCATCCACTTGATCACGCGCCCGACAAATCCCAGATCACCGCTCTACGAAGGTTTGGCAGCCGCAAGAGGGGACCGTGCAATGAGAATGGGATACGGGGTCATCCTGATCGCGCTTGCGGGATGCGCGGGCCCGACCGGACCGGTCGTCGGCGACTGGCGCGGTTACCAGTTGGGTTTAAGCGGCCTCAACGATCTCTCCACCCAATTGATCCTGGACGGGGAGCCAGATGCACGGTCAGGCATCTACCATCTGGTCACGAGGGCAATGGAGCCCGGGCTGGTCGATGATCCGCGCTGGAACGTACGCTGGACCGACCACTGGGAACGGCGGGTACTGCAGGACGCGCAGGCGCAGAGTTATGTCGCGATCCATCTGTTCAATGCACCCAACGCGGAAACGCCTGACTATCTCCTGACCGCGAATGGGCTGCTGGTACCGGTGCCGAACACGAAGCATCCGGACGTGTCTCCGGAGGCCCTGAAAGTCGCGTTGGTGCCGCTGCCTCGCACATCCTGGGGTTACGGGCGGCCATAGATTGCCCAGCCACCGACGACCCAGGCCAAAGGCCGTGGCCACGCGCGCCACGGAGCCTGAAGAACTTTTCGATCAGACCGCTACACGCCAGCATGCGAAATCCTGCGGTTCCACGACCGGGTGTCCCATGACCAGGGTCCGCACGAGATGGTCCGGCAGCGTCCAGGGCTCCGGTCCGTAGTTAAAGGCGAAGCAGAGCTCGCCGCGATGCCTCAGTCTCACGCCGGCCGGCAACTCGGTCAAACCCAGGCCCCCCGCCGGGAGAACATGCCGCAATGCAGCTTCCAGCAGAGCTGCGTCGGGCCAGCAGGCAAGATAGACATATCGGCCGCCCTCGACCACGGCAGGCGACCCGTCGTGGAACCGCGCTGTAACGTCAGCATCGGTTTCGATCCACTCCCGCCAGCGGATCGCACGACCTGCGAACTTGCCGGTCACCGGGTGCGACAGGCCTGGTCGCAGGGAGCCGACGTCGACCACCTGCATCGGCAGCATCGATCGTAACGGACCCGGTGGCAGTCCGTCCGGAATGGAGAAGTCGACGCTTCTGGAACCGGTACGCGGTCCGATCAGGACGGTTGCCTCGGTGGCGGAGAGTGCGGCGAGGCCGGCTTCCGACAGATGCGGCAGGGTCGGCGCCAGCACGGTACGGTATCCGGCCAGCGATGCTCCGGATGCCACTATATCGACGTCCTGACCGAGCCGCCGCGCCATCTCGTACCAGCGGAAGCACATCTCGATATAATTGAAATCCTTGCCCTGCGGCTGGATGTCCAGCATCCAGGCCGCCTCGTAATCGAACACCAGGGCAACCGGTGCCTGCGTGCTTGCCGGCAGGGTGCCGGCGCTTCGAAGTTCGGCCGCGACCTGGAGCGCCTCCTTGCCCCCCGCCGACACCGAGCGGTTAGGCCGATGCAGGCCGGCATGCATCTGCTCCTGTGCGAACGGGCATTGCCGCCAGCGGAAATAGCTCACCACCTCGGCACCGTGCGCAAATGCCTCCCAGGTCCACAGCCGCACCATTCCGGGCTTCGGCACCGGGTTCCAGTCCGCCCAGTTCACCGGTCCGGGCTGCTGCTCCATGATCCAGAACCGTCCGCGTCCGATGCCCCGATACAGATCGTGGTGGAAGGCCGCCATGTCGGGATGGCCTGTCTCGATGAAGGGTGCACGTTCCGCATCCCCGAACGGGAACTGGTCGGTGAAACCCAGCGGGTATGAGTCCCAGGTCGCGAAATCGAGTTCCTCGCCCACCGCATGATGATCGAAACCGGTAAACCGGCCCATGAAGTTGTGGGTCACGAACCGGCCCGGCGAATGGGCGCGCAGGATGTCCGCCTGCATCCGGCAATAGGCCCGCACCTGGTCGGAGGAGAACCGCCGGAAATCCATCCGCGCCGCCGGCGCAGTTTCCGTGACCGCGCCGACCGGCAGCGACACCTCGGCGAAGGAACGCAATTCCGCCGACCAGAACACCGTGCCCCAGGCCTCGTTGAGCCGCCCGATGCTTCCATAGCGGCGCCCGAGCCAGGCCTGGAATGCGCGCAGATCCTCCGGTCCGTAGGACAATACCGTGTCGTGGCAGCCGAACTCGTTGTCGATCTGCCAGCCGGCGACGGCCTGGTTGTCGCCGTAGCGCCCGGCGACCGCCTCCGTGATGCGGCGGCTCTCGCGGATCCAGGCCTCCGACGAGAAACCGGTATGGCGGCGGGACCCGAAGCCGCGCGTCCGGCCGTTCTCATCAGTCGGCAGGATGCTGGGCTCGCGATCGATCAGCCATTTCGGGGGGGTGGCGGTCGGCGTACACATCACCACCCTCAATCCGGCGCCGCCCAGCACGCCGATCGCCCGGTCGAGCCAGGCCCAGTCGAAGCGTCCTGGTTCGGGTTCGATCCTGCTCCAGGCGAACTCGGCGATCCGCACGTAGGTAATACCGGCGGCGCGCATCGCGGTCGCATCGTCCGCCCACCAATCCTCTGGCCAGTGCTCGGGATAGTAGCAGACGCCCAGCATCGCATTAGTGTCAGTCAAGTGCGGTGAGCTCCAGAACCAGTGCGGTTT
Proteins encoded:
- a CDS encoding beta-galactosidase; the encoded protein is MTDTNAMLGVCYYPEHWPEDWWADDATAMRAAGITYVRIAEFAWSRIEPEPGRFDWAWLDRAIGVLGGAGLRVVMCTPTATPPKWLIDREPSILPTDENGRTRGFGSRRHTGFSSEAWIRESRRITEAVAGRYGDNQAVAGWQIDNEFGCHDTVLSYGPEDLRAFQAWLGRRYGSIGRLNEAWGTVFWSAELRSFAEVSLPVGAVTETAPAARMDFRRFSSDQVRAYCRMQADILRAHSPGRFVTHNFMGRFTGFDHHAVGEELDFATWDSYPLGFTDQFPFGDAERAPFIETGHPDMAAFHHDLYRGIGRGRFWIMEQQPGPVNWADWNPVPKPGMVRLWTWEAFAHGAEVVSYFRWRQCPFAQEQMHAGLHRPNRSVSAGGKEALQVAAELRSAGTLPASTQAPVALVFDYEAAWMLDIQPQGKDFNYIEMCFRWYEMARRLGQDVDIVASGASLAGYRTVLAPTLPHLSEAGLAALSATEATVLIGPRTGSRSVDFSIPDGLPPGPLRSMLPMQVVDVGSLRPGLSHPVTGKFAGRAIRWREWIETDADVTARFHDGSPAVVEGGRYVYLACWPDAALLEAALRHVLPAGGLGLTELPAGVRLRHRGELCFAFNYGPEPWTLPDHLVRTLVMGHPVVEPQDFACWRVAV
- the trpS gene encoding tryptophan--tRNA ligase, whose translation is MQRIFSGIQPSGVPTLGNYLGAIRNWVALQQGHECLYCLVDLHAITTWQDPAQLREQTRTQAAILLAAGIDAETHILFNQSAVSAHARLAWIFNCVARIGWLNRMTQFKDKAGKDREAVSAGLYVYPNLMAADILAYHATRVPVGDDQRQHLELANDIAQKFNHDYGVTFFPVIEALVPPDAARVMSLRDGTKKMSKSDPSDQSRINLTDDADAIAQKIRRARTDAEPLPSEPAGLAERPEARNLVTILAALSDMTIEDTLAVHGGQGFGTFKEALAERIVATVGPIAGEARRLMDDPAHLDAVLRRGAARANAIAEPIVREAERIVGFLP
- a CDS encoding secondary thiamine-phosphate synthase enzyme YjbQ, whose product is MRQALHELTIETRGKGLVMITRPVLEWVADQGIETGLLTLWCRHTSASLTVQENADPSVRTDIERYFEHIAPEAPGRYVHDDEGPDDMPAHLRTMLTNTQLTIPVADGQPVLGMWQGLYLFEHRRRPHRRQVVLHLLGE